A genomic stretch from Helianthus annuus cultivar XRQ/B chromosome 1, HanXRQr2.0-SUNRISE, whole genome shotgun sequence includes:
- the LOC110872311 gene encoding histone H4 gives MSGRGKGGKGLGKGGAKRHRKVLRDNIQGITKPAIRRLARRGGVKRISGLIYEETRGVLKIFLENVIRDAVTYTEHARRKTVTAMDVVYALKRQGRTLYGFGG, from the coding sequence ATGTCAGGCCGTGGGAAGGGAGGAAAGGGATTGGGAAAGGGAGGAGCAAAACGACACAGGAAGGTTCTTCGCGACAACATTCAGGGAATCACGAAGCCGGCGATTCGAAGATTGGCTCGCAGAGGAGGCGTGAAGCGTATCAGCGGGTTGATCTATGAAGAAACTCGTGGAGTTCTCAAGATTTTTCTTGAGAATGTTATTAGAGATGCTGTGACTTACACTGAGCATGCTCGCCGGAAGACTGTTACGGCGATGGATGTTGTATATGCTTTGAAACGACAGGGTCGTACTCTGTATGGTTTTGGTGGTTAG